Proteins encoded in a region of the Anopheles ziemanni chromosome 2, idAnoZiCoDA_A2_x.2, whole genome shotgun sequence genome:
- the LOC131294051 gene encoding uncharacterized protein LOC131294051 translates to MTMDIKQSRMNVKINSVAPDGQVQLSELPQHQNHHNHQGATKLPESGFRGSGRGTAGKRSFDVAFLMLPDEKLTTNGRNGKQPRIRQQPPPSPSPTIDVESDSTQSEPRSEDLSLKSGFSPIRSPDHVAERHFNLDMLRQRALLVDHHQHSQPLATAAHQQQPHEPMLPGGHERLAYLFPGARFYEHPFGSLVRGEFPPGELPRSAFSKVTSVSVPTESPLPPLSPDRHSCPSTSPPISLSPGSQTSAAGFRAYEYGPFLSPSPGSPAPGSSLTAVGESLVRKSSSPAKHGPPGHVTIPLYHHPNDPSAPGGGSPYFPSHPFGLPSPFAGGPNGPLLPEVDGLIRNPAAAAILSTLLPSAMSTFTLSAQNVCAKCNISFRMTSDLVYHMRSHHKSEHVHDHARRKREDKLKCPVCNESFRERHHLTRHMTAHQDKAGDLLEKTPSSSGAAASASNKRALDTSRHHQQQQQHLNLSAVGGGRHA, encoded by the exons ATGACGATGGACATCAAGCAGTCGCGAATGAATGTGAAAATAAACTCTGTGGCTCCGGATGGTCAAGTGCAGCTTTCAGAACTTCCCCAACACCAGAACCACCATAACCACCAGGGTGCGACGAAGCTTCCAGAGTCCGGATTCCGCGGCTCCGGTCGAGGAACCGCCGGTAAGCGTTCGTTCGATGTAGCCTTCCTGATGCTGCCGGACGAGAAGCTGACGACCAATGGCCGCAATGGCAAGCAACCGCGAATACGTCAGCAGCCTCCACCGTCCCCATCGCCCACCATCGACGTTGAGAGTGACTCGACGCAGTCGGAACCGCGCTCCGAGGATCTTTCCCTGAAGAGCGGCTTTAGTCCGATCCGCTCGCCGGATCACGTCGCCGAACGGCACTTCAATCTGGACATGCTCCGCCAACGGGCACTACTGGTCGATCACCATCAGCATTCGCAGCCACTCGCAACCGCAGCCCACCAACAGCAACCGCACGAGCCGATGCTCCCAGGAGGTCACGAGCGGTTGGCCTATCTGTTTCCTGGCGCGCGGTTCTACGAACATCCCTTCGGAAGTCTGGTACGGGGCGAGTTCCCACCGGGAGAGCTTCCACGCAGTGCGTTCTCGAAGGTGACAAGCGTCAGTGTGCCCACCGAGTCACCGCTACCGCCGCTAAGTCCCGACCGACATAGCTGCCCCTCGACAAGTCCACCGATTTCACTAAGTCCCGGCTCGCAGACTTCCGCCGCCGGCTTTCGAGCATACGAGTACGGACCGTTCCTTTCGCCCAGCCCCGGCAGTCCCGCTCCGGGAAGTTCCCTCACGGCCGTCGGTGAGTCGCTGGTACGCAAATCTTCGTCCCCCGCCAAACATGGACCGCCGGGTCACGTCACCATTCCGCTCTACCACCATCCCAACGATCCTAGCGCCCCCGGCGGTGGTTCTCCGTACTTTCCGTCGCATCCGTTCGGACTCCCGTCGCcgttcg CCGGCGGACCGAACGGACCGCTGCTGCCCGAGGTCGATGGACTGATCCGCAATCCGGCCGCGGCCGCCATCCTCTCCACGCTGCTACCGTCGGCCATGAGCACCTTCACGCTGTCCGCGCAGAACGTGTGCGCCAAGTGCAACATCAGCTTCCGGATGACCAGCGATCTGGTGTACCATATGCGATCGCACCACAAGAGCGAACACGTGCACGACCACGCCCGGCGGAAGCGCGAGGACAAGCTGAAGTGTCCGGTGTGCAACGAGAGCTTCCGGGAGCGGCACCACCTGACGCGCCACATGACCGCCCATCAGGACAAGGCGGGCGATCTGCTCGAGAAGACTCCCTCGTCCTCGGGAGCGGCGGCGTCGGCTTCCAACAAGCGCGCTCTGGACACATCGcgtcatcaccagcagcaacagcaacatttGAATCTTTCGGCCGTAGGAGGAGGACGGCATGCGTAA